One window of the Pieris brassicae chromosome Z, ilPieBrab1.1, whole genome shotgun sequence genome contains the following:
- the LOC123718567 gene encoding actin-like protein 6A, whose amino-acid sequence MSGPNGMLYGGDEIGALVFDPGHHSLRVGYAQEDTPKADIPAVIGVGPAPLIPDAEQKVPDGNVTQSGTKTGNELRHYIDVTELHVPRPSMEVQTYMKDGQIENWDLFEKMLDYCYTKVIRSPSEHHPALFTEAVWTSRPTREKLAELLFEKYQAPAFFLVKNAVLAAFANGKSTALVIDAGASQTSAVPVVDGYALVNAAVRSPVGGDHLVAQAKNMLNNMHIQMLPVYSIQTKEVIRERERARYTLKTLPAGLTPSWQQYMLKRQYEDFCHCVAQVSEIAYDERTAAVVPGVHHEFPGGYHQDFGPERFKLTECLFEQSLGAPHLACAAAASCDADARPALWASVVACGGVAAMGGWTERLAKELAARAPSSHRLKTHAAPSPVERRFAAWIGGSILASIGSFQQMWISSQEYDEGGKGQLERKCP is encoded by the exons atgagtgGTCCCAATGGGATGTTGTATGGTGGTGACGAAATTGGTGCGCTAGTCTTTGATCCTGGGCATCACTCATTACGGGTTGGTTACGCGCAAGAAGATACTCCTAAAGCAGATATTCCTGCTGTTATCGGCGTTGGCCCGGCACCTCTTATTCCAGACGCAGAGCAGAAAGTACCAGATGGCAATGTTACACAGAGtg GTACAAAAACCGGCAATGAGCTCAGGCATTACATTGATGTCACAGAATTACATGTACCCAGGCCAAGTATGGAAGTCCAGACTTATATGAAAGATGGACAGATTGAAAATTGGGATCTGTTTGAAAAGATGCTGGACTATTGTTACACAAAG GTCATTCGATCACCATCGGAACACCATCCAGCCCTTTTCACTGAGGCTGTATGGACATCTAGGCCTACTCGAGAGAAATTGGCCGAACTTCTATTTGAAAAGTATCAGGCACCAGCATTCTTCCTTGTGAAAAACGCGGTACTGGCAGCGTTCGCTAATGGAAAGTCTACAGCGTTGGTAATAGATGCTGGGGCAAGTCAGACATCGGCTGTTCCAGTTGTGGATGG ATACGCGTTGGTGAACGCCGCCGTAAGATCGCCTGTTGGCGGCGACCATTTGGTCGCTCAAGCGAAGAATATGCTGAATAATATGCATATACAAATGTTGCCAGTTTATAGCATACAG ACTAAAGAAGTGATTAGAGAAAGAGAAAGAGCCAGATATACATTGAAAACTCTTCCCGCTGGCCTCACTCCATCGTGGCAACAGTATATGTTAAAACGTCAATATGAAGATTTCTGTCATTGCGTTGCACAG gtATCGGAGATAGCATATGACGAGCGTACAGCTGCTGTTGTACCGGGGGTGCATCATGAGTTCCCCGGGGGCTATCATCAGGACTTTGGTCCAGAGAGGTTCAAACTCACCGAATGCTTATTTGAGCAGTCGCTAGGAGCACCCCACTTAG CGTGCGCAGCGGCCGCCTCCTGCGACGCAGACGCTCGGCCCGCTTTGTGGGCCTCGGTAGTGGCGTGCGGTGGAGTTGCAGCCATGGGAGGCTGGACGGAGCGCCTCGCCAAGGAGCTGGCCGCCAGGGCTCCGTCCTCCCACCGGCTCAAGACCCACGCGGCGCCTTCGCCCGTCGAGCGGCGCTTTGCGGCCTGGATAG GTGGTTCGATTTTGGCCTCGATTGGATCGTTCCAGCAGATGTGGATCTCTTCCCAAGAGTACGACGAGGGCGGTAAAGGTCAACTGGAGAGGAAGTGTCcttaa
- the LOC123718760 gene encoding chymotrypsin-1-like has translation MSLKNYFLFAFVLCGAALAAEISKSDGLEGASGGDAAGRVVGGTDAPDKALPYQVSLQRTDQNNFPFCGGAIIADRWILTAAHCLKNVQAKDLSVLAGTNNKKHEKYTDRPNVHDIALLRTKEKIKFTERVKPIEIATEDPKPGDKCKLSGWGFTTQNQRRSPDKLQWLDVKIISEKACKTDNIRRFEKSFPVTENHICTLNKNGEGTCQGDSGGSLACNNKSTGIVSWNLPCARGQPDAYTRTSKYATWIKDNMEANKP, from the exons ATGTCTTTGAAGAACTATTTCCTATTTGCCTTTGTGCTTTGCGGGGCGGCTCTTG CTGCAGAAATATCAAAGAGCGATGGCCTTGAAGGTGCATCGGGGGGAGACGCGGCTGGACGCGTCGTGGGTGGGACAGACGCACCAGATAAGGCTTTGCCATACCAAGTATCTCTGCAGCGTACAGATCAAAATAACTTCCCCTTCTGTGGTGGCGCCATCATTGCTGACAGATGGATCCTCACTGCAGCACATTGCCTCAAAAA TGTTCAAGCAAAGGACTTAAGCGTTTTGGCAGgaacaaacaacaaa aaacatgaaaaatataCCGATAGACCGAATGTACATGATATTGCTCTGTTGAGAACCAAAGAGAAGATTAAATTCACAGAAAGGGTTAAACCTATCGAAATAGCCACGGAAGACCCCAAACCAGGGGACAAGTGTAAATTATCCGGATGGGGATTCACCACC CAAAATCAAAGAAGGAGCCCCGACAAATTGCAGTGGTTGgacgtaaaaattatatccGAGAAAGCCTGTAAAACTGATAATATACGACGCTTTGAAAAGTCCTTCCCAGTTACTGAAAACCACATCTGTACTCTTAATAAGAACGGCGAAGGTACTTGCCAA GGTGATTCTGGTGGATCCTTGGCCTGCAACAACAAATCTACTGGTATCGTCTCGTGGAATCTTCCGTGTGCTCGAGGACAACCTGATGCCTACACCAGAACCAGCAAATACGCCACTTGGATAAAGGACAACATGGAAGCTAATAAGCCCTGA